Proteins encoded in a region of the Magallana gigas chromosome 8, xbMagGiga1.1, whole genome shotgun sequence genome:
- the LOC136270634 gene encoding uncharacterized protein: MSHMPKWMTELIAKGSSVKDCLEVWRQEQEAMRAERESARAEREAVRAEKEAERELEKVRLAHEREERQAKRDRDKWEAEKEIKLKELALKERELETGPSPQSVQTPSVKLPKFEEGQDPDVFLKSFEKIAGLQKWDKSQWAVRLVPMLSGKALEAYSRLSDEESENYDAIKTAILKRYELTSEAYRDKFRKCRQFSDESFKDFVVRAERFFHHWCDREDIGSDFELLFDLILREQVIGSCSNDLQLWVREHTPKSIKEVITLSESFQVAHKGSNAGCGRGNAGEKPGPRPNKFGSGQFQRGKHVSPSEQSKTCYKCNRVGHIAPNCPLRSTYQSKPPFNQNQGNQKSKERFGLCLDENMIVSDQGDGVHENKMVVKLSGVSATDESSLETCCESGLDLVSGEVGEKVVSVLRDTGCSTVFVNSKLVSDDEKTGRTKVITLADGTRRTCSEAIVSVKTPYISGKVHALCLDSPFADVIIGNNVSIVVPKEAAPLTMIETAETVDEKECGVVQTRSETRKQEDAKKPKLGDLKEEDTEHEGMWCNRGKLIEHQKTDDSLKSVLEMAQNGPHEGKSYFILKNDLLYRVFDSDSGGKVFQIVAPKKLRSSIMSLAHDTPLAGHLGNKKTRERIMRNFFWPGMYIDISRYCKSCSICQKGTQRGRTPKAKLVPIPKIDVPFSRVAIDFVGPLPMTEKKNRYIMVCMDYATRFPEAFPMKNQDAESVANALIEMFSRVGFPKEILSDQGTNFMSSLISELCKMLKVRKLSTTPYHPQANGLVERFNGTLKQMLKAYAVVEPLKWDVHLPYVLFAYREVPNETTGFTPFELLYARHVRGPLDILKEQWEEPTEEQTSVLSYLMETRERMETVRKMVTDMESLAKKNQKRYYDKNARNRNFEVGQKVLVLLPTSTSKLLAQWKGPYEVTQKVSPVDFKVRLSKSKETVYHVNMLKEWFEREPEENSKSEIMACLNVISSLANDDVQIADDVVSDRVPTLQQTESATDVQYSTNLTAEQMDQIQRLVEEFGDIFTDVPKRTHLMKHSLKTSTEVPIQKKPYPIPYALQDKVKRELQQMMDLGIIEETDSPYSAPVVLIKKKDNSLRFCVDFRELNKITFYSYAIRNGERTGYFC; encoded by the exons ATGTCACATATGCCGAAATGGATGACCGAGCTTATCGCGAAAGGGTCAAGCGTCAAGGACTGTTTAGAGGTGTGGCGTCAGGAGCAGGAGGCAATGAGAGCTGAGAGAGAGTCTGCTAGGGCTGAAAGAGAGGCAGTGAGGGCAGAGAAAGAAGCTGAGCGAGAACTTGAGAAAGTAAGGTTAGCTCATGAAAGAGAGGAGCGTCAAGCTAAGAGAGACAGAGATAAGTGGGAGGCTGAGAAAGAGATTAAGTTGAAAGAGTTAGCTCTTAAAGAAAGAGAGTTAGAAACTGGTCCCTCCCCTCAGAGTGTTCAAACTCCTAGTGTAAAGTTGCCCAAATTTGAAGAAGGTCAAGACCCTGATGTTTTTCTAAAATCATTTGAGAAAATAGCGGGCTTACAAAAGTGGGATAAATCTCAATGGGCGGTTCGGTTAGTCCCCATGCTATCGGGTAAAGCTCTTGAGGCCTATTCTAGATTGTCAGATGAGGAGAGTGAGAATTACGATGCTATTAAAACTGCTATTCTGAAAAGGTATGAATTGACTTCAGAGGCTTATCGGGATAAGTTTAGGAAGTGTAGACAGTTCAGTGATGAGtcatttaaagattttgttgttCGGGCAGAAAGGTTCTTTCATCATTGGTGTGATAGGGAGGATATTGGGTCAGACTTTGAATTgttgtttgatttgattttgagaGAACAGGTGATAGGAAGTTGTTCAAATGATTTGCAATTGTGGGTTCGTGAGCATACTCCAAAGTCTATCAAAGAGGTTATAACTTTGTCGGAGTCATTTCAGGTTGCACATAAAGGCAGTAATGCAGGTTGTGGACGAGGTAACGCAGGGGAAAAGCCGGGTCCCAGACCCAATAAGTTTGGTTCAGGTCAGTTCCAAAGGGGTAAGCATGTCTCGCCATCAGAGCAAAGTAAAACATGTTACAAGTGTAACCGGGTAGGACATATTGCGCCAAATTGTCCTTTGCGTAGTACATATCAGTCGAAACCTCCTTTTAATCAAAACCAAGGGAATCAAAAGTCGAAAGAGCGGTTTGGTTTGTGTCTTGATGAAAATATGATAGTTTCTGATCAGGGTGATGGTGTTCATGAGAATAAGATGGTTGTTAAGTTGTCTGGCGTATCAGCTACTGATGAGTCTAGTCTTGAAACATGTTGTGAATCGGGTCTAGATTTGGTAAGTGGGGAAGTTGGTGAAAAAGTTGTCTCAGTTTTGAGGGACACTGGATGTTCCACTGTGTTTGTTAATAGTAAGTTGGTTTCAGATGATGAAAAAACTGGGAGAACAAAAGTAATTACTTTGGCCGATGGAACAAGGAGAACTTGCAGTGAGGCGATAGTAAGTGTGAAAACGCCATACATTTCAGGTAAGGTGCATGCGCTATGTCTTGACTCACCTTTTGCTGATGTGATCATTGGCAACAATGTAAGCATTGTAGTACCGAAAGAGGCAGCACCTTTGACCATGATTGAGACTGCAGAAACAGTGGATGAAAAAGAATGTGGAGTTGTTCAAACTAGATCAGAGACAAGGAAACAGGAGGATGCAAAGAAACCAAAGCTGGGTGATTTGAAAGAAGAGGACACAGAACACGAAGGTATGTGGTGTAATAGAGGGAAATTGATCGAGCATCAGAAAACTGACGACAGCTTGAAATCGGTGTTAGAGATGGCCCAAAATGGTCCACATGAAGGAAAGTCTTATTTCATCTTGAAAAATGATTTACTGTATAGAGTTTTTGACTCAGACTCTGGCGGAAAGGTATTCCAGATTGTTGCTCCAAAGAAACTGCGCAGTAGTATTATGTCATTAGCTCACGACACGCCACTGGCTGGACATCTTGGAAACAAGAAAACAAGAGAAAGAATTATGAGAAACTTCTTTTGGCCAGGtatgtatatagatatatcTCGGTATTGTAAGTCATGCTCTATTTGTCAAAAGGGGACGCAAAGAGGGAGAACGCCAAAAGCGAAATTGGTGCCAATTCCAAAGATCGATGTTCCATTTTCCAGAGTAGCGATTGATTTTGTGGGCCCATTACCGATgacagaaaagaaaaacagGTATATTATGGTATGTATGGATTATGCCACTCGATTTCCAGAGGCTTTTCCGATGAAAAATCAAGACGCAGAAAGTGTGGCAAATGCGCTGATAGAAATGTTCTCAAGGGTAGGTTTTCCTAAAGAAATTTTATCAGATCAGGGGACAAATTTTATGTCATCTCTCATATCAGAACTCTGCAAAATGCTCAAGGTCCGTAAGCTGTCAACTACCCCTTATCATCCCCAAGCAAACGGGCTAGTAGAACGATTTAATGGGACTCTTAAACAGATGTTGAAAGCATATGCAGTTGTAGAGCCATTAAAATGGGATGTTCATTTACCATATGTACTTTTTGCCTATAGAGAGGTCCCGAACGAAACAACAGGTTTTACTCCATTTGAACTTCTTTATGCCAGACATGTCAGAGGCCCCCTGGACATATTAAAGGAGCAGTGGGAAGAACCAACCGAGGAACAAACGTCAGTTTTAAGTTACCTGATGGAAACCCGAGAACGGATGGAGACAGTACGTAAAATGGTTACAGATATGGAATCTCTAGCAAAGAAGAATCAGAAAAGATACTATGATAAAAACGCCAGAAACAGAAATTTTGAAGTAGGTCAAAAAGTCTTAGTTTTGTTGCCTACAAGCACTTCGAAACTATTGGCGCAGTGGAAAGGCCCGTATGAGGTGACACAAAAAGTAAgtcctgttgatttcaaagtGAGGTTGTCCAAAAGCAAAGAGACTGTTTACCATGTGAATATGCTGAAGGAATGGTTCGAGAGAGAGCCGGAGGAAAACAGTAAGTCTGAAATTATGGCATGTTTGAATGTTATTTCTAGTTTAGCCAATGACGATGTTCAGATAGCAGACGACGTGGTGTCAGATAGAGTTCCGACCCTACAACAGACAGAATCAGCAACTGACGTACAGTATTCAACAAACCTGACTGCAGAGCAAATGGATCAGATTCAGAGGTTAGTTGAAGAATTTGGTGATATTTTTACAGATGTCCCCAAGAGAACGCATTTGATGAAACATTCATTGAAAACTTCTACGGAGGTGCCAATTCAGAAGAAACCATATCCGATCCCCTATGCATTACAAGACAAAGTGAAGCGTGAGTTACAGCAAATGATGGACCTTGGTATCATTGAGGAAACGGACAGTCCGTATTCAGCACCAGTCGTCCTCATCAAGAAGAAAGACAACTCGCTGAGATTCTGCGTTGACTTCCGGGAGTTGAATAAGATTACG TTTTACAGTTATGCCATTCGGAATGGTGAACGCACCGGCTACTTTTGTTAG